In Dendropsophus ebraccatus isolate aDenEbr1 chromosome 14, aDenEbr1.pat, whole genome shotgun sequence, the following proteins share a genomic window:
- the LOC138772855 gene encoding variable charge X-linked protein 3B-like — protein sequence MRNEEEEDPPMRNGVEEGPPTRNGQEEDPPTRNGQEEDPPTRNGQEEDPSMRNEEEEDPSMRNEEEEDPFMRNGQEEDPSMRNEEEEDPPMRNEEEEDPPMRNEVEEDPSMRNEEEEDPPMRNEEEEDPPMRNEVEEDPPMRNEEEEDPPMRNEEEEDPPMRNEVEEDPSMRNEEEEDPSMRNGQEEDPPMRNEVEEGPPTKNEEMEEDDPPTRNEEAEEEGPPTKNEEVEGDDPPMRNEEAEEEGPPKRNEEVDDPPMRNEEVEEEGPPTRNEEEEEGPPMRNEEVDDPPMRTGKELLTHVHRRREATTTIKQRTQGPPLQTVKPSRLTS from the exons ATGAggaatgaggaggaggaagacccTCCCATGAGGAATGGGgtggaggaaggacctcccacaAGGAATGGGCAGGAGGAAGACCCTCCCACAAGGAATGGGCAGGAGGAAGACCCTCCCACAAGGAATGGGCAGGAGGAAGACCCTTCCATGAggaatgaggaggaggaagacccTTCCATGAggaatgaggaggaggaagacccTTTCATGAGGAATGGACAGGAGGAAGACCCTTCCATGAggaatgaggaggaggaagacccTCCCATGAggaatgaggaggaggaagacccTCCCATGAGGAATGAGGTGGAGGAAGACCCTTCCATGAggaatgaggaggaggaagacccTCCCATGAggaatgaggaggaggaagacccTCCCATGAGGAATGAGGTGGAGGAAGACCCTCCCATGAggaatgaggaggaggaagacccTCCCATGAggaatgaggaggaggaagacccTCCCATGAGGAATGAGGTGGAGGAAGACCCTTCCATGAggaatgaggaggaggaagacccTTCCATGAGGAATGGACAGGAGGAAGACCCTCCCATGAGGAATGAGgtggaggaaggacctcccacaaagaatgaggagatggaggaggatgaccctccaacgaggaatgaagaggcagaggaggaaggacctcccacgAAGaatgaggaggtggagggggatgaCCCTCCCATGAGGAATGAGGAGgcggaggaggaaggacctcccaagAGGAATGAGGAGGTGGATGACCCTCCCATGAGGaatgaggaggtggaggaggaaggacctcccacgaggaatgaggaggaggaggaaggacctcccatgAGGAATGAGGAGGTGGATGACCCTCCCATGAGGACCGGGAAGGAGCTGCTCACACATGTGCACCGCCGAAGAGAAGCAACTACAACAATCAAACAAAGGACTCAGGGACCTCCTCTCCAGACT GTAAAGCCAAGTCGCTTGACAAGTTAG